The genome window CCCTGCTATTTTAAATAAGAAATATGATGCAATAGAAGGGCATATTTAACGGATTCAGTGTAGACAGATAACACGCTTGGATCGCTACACACACGTCAAATACACAGGAATGATTATCGGCCTGTTCACATCGGCCCTATTTTGACATCTGACCGATACCGATGTGTAAAAAAATGACcatatcggccgatatatcgtgcatcactATATTGACTGAATGTGAATATTCAGCTGTGGTAAAATTGGGATATCTATTAGTTCCATTCTAGGGTAGTACACCTTGCTCAAGGACTAATGGGATTGTAGGTTTGTTATCTGGGATGAAACCtctgaaaaatgaaaaagcagcaTTTAAAGAATTACCTCAAAGTATGGTGCTAGTTAGCTTTTATCAGTGCCaaccatgtttttgtttttgcaatACAAGCCTTTTGGGTGTTAGAAATTGCCCATAATATGTGTTACCTAAAAGCTCtctgtgttatgttatgttacatATATATAccggtaaataaataaataaatgtgggTGGGGAAATTGGGGGCAATTACAAATGCTTAGCAAATATGCAATATAGAAGTTACCTGCGTACCTGCAGTCAGATATTAATAGAGCAGAACACACTAACTCAaggacacactaacacacacactaattcaaGGACAAGGTCAAGGACCTTGAAATGATGACATTTTAATGACATAATTGTCATAGCAACTatcctctgctcctctgtttGGCCCTTGCATTGCtgacacagagcaccttaccttactatgcacagtgAATCACAGTCCatgcctcagtcattgtaagcgcctcttgattaatcacccactatgtggatactgttttagaattgatttatattgtgttatttagtataatttgtattttagtatattctttatcttctactgtccttattgcttagttgtgttttttacatTGTATACTTTTAactacttttttctgctgttggtgaatgtgtgtgtgatgtctgtatactactgagaccttgaatttccccttggggatcaataaagtatctattctTCATATCATAGCAGGCATTTACCAACTTTGCCACCCTTATCTTTAACCAGAAAAATGTTTTACAAATGAAACAGTAAAGGTTTAAAAATATAAtttcatttattatttatttttatttccaaGAAAAAAATTATTGCAGATTGTATTTACTTATTTAGCTTTGTTTTTTGAATCAAACCAATGGTGATGATTCATAATGATATTAGCAAATACATGACAACCACCAGTATCATTGATACTTGTGGTTTTATGAGCCTTCAACCCTATGAATAAAGTATATACATTTTCTGTAGATTAGTTCTTGGAAATTGCATAGATTGTTTTCATACAACTTAAGACAAAGTTTCATGATGTCAGAATTTCAGCCTGTATCTGTATCAGAAGGGAATGTTTGGGGAATGTCATTCAGACAAAGATATATAATATACAATTTGTTGGATTCAGATCTTAAGAGACAAAATtaatattattgtgttacaaGGTTTCTGAAAACAATTGATCATAAGAAGCACAACTCAGAATTTCAGCCTGTATCTGAAAGAAATGTCTCGGGTGGGCTGCATTGATCCAAAGCCCCAGCGCCTTACATCAATATCAGGCATCTTCTCATCAGGGTCTTTCAACTCAAAGTCAAAATATGAGAGCATGAGGAAGATAAACTGCTTCAGTTCATTGGTGGCAAAAAAGCGCCCTGGACACATGGTGACACCAGCTCCCCAGGGCATGGTGTAGTATTTCACCTTTCTGCCATTTTTGTAGAAATCTGTCTTTCTCACACCATCTGAAGTCAGGAAACGGTCATATTTGAAAGTAGCTGGATCAGGGTGAACCTCTGGATCCATATGCACAGCTGTATAGGGGAAAAGAGCCACTCTGTCTCCCTTCCGGACGCTATACTCACGACCATCAGCCATCTTCAAGGCCATGTCTTGCAGTACAGCGCGGGTGAGGACAGGTGCAGCTGTTAAACGCAAGGTCTCCTCCACAGTGCTGTCTAGGACCGGCGTCTTCAGGAGCATGTCCCTGGTCAGGTCAATGAGGGGTCCTCCACGCTTCACTTCCTGTCCTGTCTCCCGCAGTACCTGCTCCACCTCAGCTCGCACCGCCTTCATGGCTTCAGGATGCTTCATGAGAAAGAGGAGCAGCCAGAAGGCAGAGGGGCCAGTGTTTCCCTGTGACGCCCAAAGAAGCAGGAACATAAATCGGTCTTGCATGCTTTCTTCCATTCCACGTTCAGCTCTTACTTGCTGCTGATCCAGGACCCAACCACTGATGTTGTCTCTGGTACTCACTTTCTGTACTGACAGCATATTCCAGAATAGTCTCTTCAGACGCTCTGCCTCCATCTTCTCATTTGGGCCAAGGACGCCATATGCCAGATTAGGGAACAGCTGGTCATACTTACGGAACTCATGAAACAGTTCATCTGACTCTAGACGATCTGCCTCCTTGGCTTTCTCCAGCCCCTCTGGCTGTGTGGGTGTCTTATTACCAAACAATGTCAGATATCCGGCTCGAAAAACAATGTTGTAGCTGTATTTGAACAGCCCATCTTCCTGCCAGCCATTTTGATGGTCTCGTGAACCAATACTGTGCAGCATGAGATTCTGAAGGTTGCTCATCATGGCTTCAGTCATTACAACTAGCCCGTCACCCATAAGATGCTTGTTGTTGTACTTTTGGAAGTCCTTGTGCCCACTTTCAGGGGTATAATATCCAAAAACCCTTTGAACAAGATGTTTGGCAAACTCATTGAAATCCAGTTTGGCTCTGGCCTCCTTCACCACTGATCCAAATGACAAAGGGTCCATGATGAATGTGAAATATAAACCACCGAGCAGCACTGTAAAGATATCTCCATGTTTTCCTTTCATGCGCTCTAAAAACTTTGCGGTATCTCTTCTGAATTCAAGAACATGTCCCAGCCATGGCAGAGGGCCTTTATCGAGGGGAGGCTCACCGGGACGATGTCGGCGGAAAGCTCCCAGGAGGTATAATCCACCTAGAACAGAGAGTAGCAGAGCAAGCAAAACTGGCAGAATGAAGCCCATAGCTGTTCTCTCGCTTAATCTCTGAGCTACAGTATATGACCTCTTGTTAAAAATCCTCTGAACACGCAGCAGAGCATGTGCTCCTCCCCTTTAGAACAGAGACACTAGTGTTACAATCAAATCATCAGATGACTTATAGGCAGAAATATTTCCATGCTACATTAACCCTTTCAGTTGAAGTTCTTATGTAACATATGACGCAAATCAAAGCGGGAAGGATGCTTTTGGGGTTGAGTCAGTACATGCGTCTTCTTCCAGTAATTGTTATGTAGTCTAACCTCATTGATTGGCCCTAGGCTAATTGCAGTTAACTTTACTTTTAAGATCTTATTGTGGTTATAGTTATGGCTAACTATACTGTTTATTCTAGGTTatatcttttttgtttgttgttgttttagtgttttttttttcaggacacTCTGGGCTACTTAGATCTGGAAAAGTATGATTTGATAATATTTGCATATGTCTTAGGGACcgttctttgttgaggggagggtcacccaactgTTTTTAGTCTAGGAGGGGGGTCTCCtaacttttgtattcatgaaaacagcaacatttcAAAGTGGCTTGCTTTGTGCATATTTTTAGCTCTCAGTCTTCACACTTCAGGCATCCCTCTGCACACCATGTTTATCCTTCATTTCCTTCTTTCTTGCAGGGTAGGGAGTAAAATTAAGGGTTCGAGCTGTGGTTTTTCGAGTGGAGAGACCGAGGGCCATATGTACTAACTTTTTTTCGCCCACTTTAGGCATATTTGATTCGCAACGTGCACATAAaaacaggccgcactgaggAAAAAGCGCGCGCAGACTGCCTGTCGTGGGAGCTGCGAATGGCTATTTGCgcttttccgtgtcatgcatatgtaataataataataataataataaagctttatttgtatagcacctttcatacacagaatgcagctcaaagtgctttacatttgaagcatgtaacacaataatagtcagtcagtcattatcaatcactttctggacttctttgctgtttatgatatactcagcaacatatcaaaaaaaatgATTCATGCATTGATACTAATCTAAGTAATATATTATTTCTATCATAATTTCAGAtagaaactagaaaatgtaattccagggaattaccattgcatgtaaatgcaaaaaagctgctgtgtataacattatattacttacagtatgattattcagattacacagtcttacagtattcttgaaaaccacttacttggttagatgttagcttagagtatatgacagtcagtaaaaataaattgttaattcaatattgatcaacattctttgttttaatacagcagaatgatactcagaatgcactaatgaacacttaacaAGCAATGTAAGCTTGAAGTCAAAAAAAttacagttgtgtgtgtatatatatatacagaacttgataatgccaatcatattatcctaagacagatctatttatcagtggtaATTCTGAAATGGCAGCAAGAGCTAgaggtacagtgggcatcgctttcaaatgaccacttcattcgcgcattacgcggcgtgaagctgcgtgaagctttagtaccactttcagccactgtgcgtcgctctgccactgtacatcgctatGCCTGCcttcccttacataattgttgccgagagtaatcccagcctacgaattcaataacaaaataaatcaggcataattaaacattacctcgatttaggctacttgggtatggcttaaggcttgactacacgaaaatcgaaatttgctgtctacattattgtcagtgttggggttaacgcaactacgcaaatcaaaacagtggtgtgataattgagccagtagagaaataactgttcagaattaatctgtagccttgggtaggcttctgcagaaaacaatgttgttgccgatttaatactatctggctacgtttttaacaggctacgcaatagaggcttagacaactatgacccacgttttggtttcgtaaattaatttggcctacttcttgactgcaatgtagtcaattgactgcttgacatgtcatttttatttttctgtacaataaacaattacatctgctttatgccgcagaattacattcatatttggctgactgcagacgagccacttccctccccatattccaagattaagatagtatgaagtgctttttgtaaaaaaatagttaaaacgaatagctatttgcaatttgacaaaacactggtcctcattttgcgaatgcgaggacgatatgagcctgttgcatttagttagatgtctgagtcacgcataatgtttgaaaaccactggctcgtaatcacaataatttaacacacgacagttggataacctacttcatcatgtccccatgcctacatttttgtgagtaacatagagatcgttaaaaacaataaagtatggctctccgtttgggacatcgaaaacttatatttttaatagactaccgtcgaagatgcttaCTTGCAAaagtcagcgggggacaattgagacacacattggattgttttattacttgaacactccacactatccacagctgtggtaggcctatcaggggcaggaggattactgtcagcgcaggctttatataaaattcttcaacagaaggcctcgaatgttgtcttgtttgtggagcgctttgcttcgcttctgtaatttcggcttcattgaaaatgagggcttccctcaatgaccctccgataataaataaaggttgaatgaatgaattaatgcaggcttgcccaaaataaaggcatgtggtttgcgcagcctacagtaaataacagacccgccagaatgtgcgttatgatgcttttttacgagcaagatgttttggtaccctacgcacactgcatgttcttaaataacaatgatcatcagtaatattcgaccattaatttgggtaaatgggcaagcgagaccaccttgattggctgattggctgacgattgtaacgcgggcatgattccaaacacctcccttacgatgatgagtgacaggtctcagaatgcgtgcgctacacaaggacggaagatgatgaataactggggtcgtaggctattcacaaaggcttttatcttactactaggagtaggctactcctaaatcgcacttaaagattttagattggagttttctcttaaaagttattcacaaagcctttcagacaactcctaaactaggagtgagtcttcgtggctatgggtgacgtcattactcatgcacgaacttgactgaagtgaccaccttgattggctgacgattgtaacgcgggaattccaaacacctctcttccgatgatgactgacaggtgacaggtcggagaatgcgtgcgctacacaagtagtgcgaaggacggaagatgattaataactgaataaaaaggcctagcctaaatgaataaagagtaaggcaaaacaaatagcttagtagcctaatgaaacatgggCCTATggagcctacctttgcaacattattaaatgtatctgtcaccatatccctaggctacgtttgcaaagaggagaacattttaatttgattcacaatgaaacgttacatttcatttacatgttaacaatgagtagttttggttgttgttggtggcgttattgcatcccttttatgaatgcaaaattgttcccttgcgattggaagctcctgttgcgcataggctatttcaaaacattgcaacgtaaaatgccacaaaaaagctgtttatgaataggtcttagtgagttaggagtcctctcgacttaagctgtcccagacttaggtgctacatttaggtctaaaatgcttcgtgaattactttttgtgaaaaaattaggagtcctgaagttaggagtgacacgcccattatttttaggagttgctcctaaattcgccagttaggagctacttttagccttaaaattattTGTGAATACATTTAAAGGTATTGTTCCAAtaccctgaataaaaaggcctagcctaaatgaatcaaggcaaaacaaatagcctagtagcccaatgaaacatacggattgatgtagtatctttgtaacattattaaattattctgttactatgcctacgtttgcaaaagagaacattttaatttgattcacactaatgttacatttaatttacatgttgacaatgattagcttagttttggttgttgttggcggcgttattgcatgttagttatgcctacaatgcaaaattgcttcctcgcgat of Alosa sapidissima isolate fAloSap1 chromosome 1, fAloSap1.pri, whole genome shotgun sequence contains these proteins:
- the LOC121712832 gene encoding 5-beta-cholestane-3-alpha,7-alpha-diol 12-alpha-hydroxylase-like, encoding MGFILPVLLALLLSVLGGLYLLGAFRRHRPGEPPLDKGPLPWLGHVLEFRRDTAKFLERMKGKHGDIFTVLLGGLYFTFIMDPLSFGSVVKEARAKLDFNEFAKHLVQRVFGYYTPESGHKDFQKYNNKHLMGDGLVVMTEAMMSNLQNLMLHSIGSRDHQNGWQEDGLFKYSYNIVFRAGYLTLFGNKTPTQPEGLEKAKEADRLESDELFHEFRKYDQLFPNLAYGVLGPNEKMEAERLKRLFWNMLSVQKVSTRDNISGWVLDQQQVRAERGMEESMQDRFMFLLLWASQGNTGPSAFWLLLFLMKHPEAMKAVRAEVEQVLRETGQEVKRGGPLIDLTRDMLLKTPVLDSTVEETLRLTAAPVLTRAVLQDMALKMADGREYSVRKGDRVALFPYTAVHMDPEVHPDPATFKYDRFLTSDGVRKTDFYKNGRKVKYYTMPWGAGVTMCPGRFFATNELKQFIFLMLSYFDFELKDPDEKMPDIDVRRWGFGSMQPTRDISFRYRLKF